ACGGAGAAACAAATCGGCAATATATCAGAAAAAGGATTCAATCCAAACAAGAAACAACGGAAACTCATCAACTATAAATACTAACCAGGAGTCTTGTAGGATGAGAACAAAGGACTAGCAGTAACATATTCCAATCCACCAGAATAGTTTGAAGCAAATCCATTAAGACTCCCGAGATTATCCCGATAAATATCTCGGCTAACTACAGACTCTGGAAGAGGCTGTTCTCTTGAAAACTGCCCATAAATGCTATGGTTGTCTCTGTCAAATGCTTGATTACTAGATTCTTGTGCAAAAGAAAATCTGGACTGGCTGTTTTGTTGCTTCAGGAGATTTGACGGTTTTAGAGGACTGGATCGCTGATCAACTCTACCTAGTAACTCAGCCAAATTGTGGGATGAAGTTAAGGATTCATCCCAAGGATCAAAGTCGAGTGACAAAATGTTTGAGATTACTTCATCCTCTGCACTGTTAACTTTGTTCCTGCCTTCATTAGCAAACAGAGAGTGCTCCACACTGAACATGGATTGCTCACCAAACCCATTTGGAAGATGCAACCTATCGCTGCTGCCTTGATCCGAAGGGAACCTCAAGTCTGAACCGTTTACACCTGACGGTTCACAAGGTAGGGAAGAACGAGAAGCCAGATGATTTGAATCCAAAATGGAACTTGAAGAATTAGACAAAAACAGCGAGTTGGTAACATCCTCTTCATGGTGATGCCTTTGTCTATCTAGTGATGACATATCCTCCACATCCAATTTTGAGCTAACTTGCATCTGGGATTGCAAATCTAATCTCCAATCCCACTCTGGTCTTGTGCAGGGAACCCCAGTCTCTGATGGAATAGCTTTTTCATCAGTGTTTACAGAGCTATTCATCTTACATTGCTCTAGCTCTGGCAATTTTGATACTTCATGATCAGATTGTCTATTAGAATCTTGATCACACTCACTACCAGTCACAATATCAGGACGGTCATCTCTGGAATCTGTAGTTATCTCCATTTGTGAAACACCAAGAGACAAATTGCCTACAGTAGGGTCATCTTCTACACCATCCTCTGAATCGTCAGACGAGTTCACAGCAGCTGAAGGCTTGTCAATGTCTCTGCCATCGTAGGAAGAGTCTGTTGAACTGGATAACCGATTGCTAGGAGAATCTCTATCAGGTGAGGTGGTTCTCTTGGACCCAGAACCAACCACAACATTATGCTGCAAAGGCTTCAAAACCCTAAGTTTGCTTTTGTCAACAGctttttgattttcttctttGCCTAATGGTCTTTTAAGAATGTTACTAGAGGATACAGGGCCATGAGCTGCGTTTGCAACAACAGCAGAAAAGGCCAAGGTTCCATTTACTGGGGTCGTTCTTTGTATATCAGAAGATCCATTTGAGGTAACCGAAGTTGCTAAAGACTGCTGGTTTGCATAATGTGTCCCCCTGCAGCAGATATCCCTATTTTGTTATATTGACCCATTAAAATACCTCGCATAAAAAAGCAGCAAGTGAAAAACTTACCATGCCGCTGCAGCAGGAAGAGCAGTGGATCTGCTAGAGCTCCCACTCCCACTAGGTGGAGAATACCTGGCAACACTTACTGCATTCTGCtcatagaaaaaaaatgagaaatgaaaatAGTAAGCTTAGTCAACTGAAATGATTTCATAAGCTAGTCATGTCACATCATTAAGTTAGTCACCGATTAGGATTTAACAAACATGAAACCTTCcgatttgtaatattttgtgatttaacAAATATGGAAACTAAAGCTTCTAGGAGATGGTgtaataaaatctaaattgcACATAATGTCACTAGAAAGCTGAGATTTAACTGAACTTACACTTGAAGGGACTTTTGCAATTGGTTTAGCAGAAGAACTGTCACTGCAGAAATCATCTAGTGGTGGAGGTAGCATGCTCCCTGAACGTTGATGCAGAATGTTTGTTGCTCCGGTGATTTGCTGAACTCTACTCCttcaaaattattaacaaaTCATCCAAAAATACTAGACCAGCCATCATATTACATATATACTAGAAAGGCAATGGATCCAAGAAAGCGAACAATCATGAACGCAAGAGGGAATTATAAAGGATAAGACGATAAACGTACCTTGTATGGGAAGATATGGCCTCATCTTTTGTGAAACTATCCTCTTGTGAACCGACCTCGTGCAGATAGAGACAATCAGGATTAACACACGCCTGGAAACAAAAACATGCAATTAATCATTACAAAGACATCAATCTCAATTTTTTATCTGAAAAGAggtaaccaaaagaaaaactcAGGGGGTCAGAAAGTAGAACAATAATACTTGGGAAGGCGTACCGCATTTCTCAGCCATGCATGACAATACTTGGTTGTCCCAAAACACGCcctgcaatatatatatatataaatacatctTATCCACAACTGAatgaaaacaaactaaaaacaccaaatacatagtttcaaacaaaaaaaggaagcGAGTCAAAACTTACTTCAGTGATTTCCCATCCAAGATAAACCCATGAACGGCCTGGATGCAACGGACAGCCTCTTCCTCTTTTGCATAAGTAATATatctgaataataaaaaatattatgagaTGAGTACAATAATGAGAAGAAAAAACTCAATGAACTTCATGATAAAAGGAAAAATCAGAAACGCACACACTGCATGTATCATTTGGGAATAGTTGGATGGCACCAGATGATGTTCGGGACATGGAAACCTTGAGAACTTTTCCATACTGACCGAAATATTCTTTATGATAGAGTAGCTGCAAGGAAAATGGAGCCTAGTCACATAACAAAGAAATGATAAAAAGGGTGTAGTGTAGATAAGAGTTCCATACATCTTCATCTGCTAGATTAAGGGGCAACCCAACAATGTAAACAAGATTCCTTTGGATGACGCGCACACTAGTGAGGTGCTTTCTCCCTTCAGAAGGTTTTGATCTTGACTTTTGAGTCTTCTTGCGCTCCATGTTGGTTTCAAAGGCCAGACTAAAAAAGGTCAAACATATGCAAATCAGTAAAAGAGAGCATAAAGAAAGATTATCCCAGAAAATATTACTTTCGTCAAAAAGATCAAGTATTACAACAACCTGTCGCAGTCAACAGTCATTCCTACAATCTTTTCTTTGTCATATGGAGTGCGACAAGCAGGACAACGCCCTTCTATCTGATCTTTCTCTGCCATGTCTACTATGTGATGCCAGCACCAAACACAAATCTGTATTAACAGAGCAAACATCATTGGTCAATGAGGCCAGAAAGAGACGTGAAAAGGTTCCACTGAGTCATTTCTCATCacatatattctatttttaatgcttCACAGATAAATTGCAGAAGAAACTTTGAGATAAAAGCGAAAAGGTTATGCTGATTATTGCTATTTAACATTGCAATAAGAAGTAACAACATGTAAAGAAACAGAAGATGGGAAGACCTGATAGCCGCATTTGCAAGGCTTCAATTGCTGATCAGTGAGATCCATCTCTTCAGCACATAGTGGGCAAGTCTTCTCTCCTTGGTCACTCATGCTGGCCTACAAAAAGTATTCGAAAACCTAAATTCAATGCAAATTCAGCATATCCCCAATCAAAACCTAAGAGTCTATTATATTCTATGTTTACTTCATCATCTCATCAAAGCTAATTAACTCTAAATATTCAAACTTTCAGATCGATActaagaatttaaaaaaaagaagaaggaatctACGAAGAAGAGCTCCTAGGAATCGATCTGCGCACGCGCACCGTGCCGATTCAATTTACATCGTTCGGATATAATCACAGACAAAACATATGAACCAATCCAAAATCTCAATCACAATCCTACGATCCAAATCAATAAAAAACGATGATCCAATCAAAAACCCAGAACTAGGGTTTTGAAGATTCAAACACCACGAGAGAAAGAGATTGAACGAGAGAAACATACGAAAAATTGAGAAAGATTCGATTGGAGATTTTGCAGAGGGAAAAGAAGATTTGTGAGATGAGGAGGAAAACGAAGCTGGAGATTTGCGAGCGAAACAGAGAGAGATTGGATGGCTGTGATTTTGTGATGTGAGATTTCGCCTCTTTTTTAACCCTTGATTTCTCTGCCAGATCCACGTTGCTGTCTtcgttaaataaattttaaaaagagtttCAGAAAAACTTTTCAAATTGCCCCTTTGATTGCCAATTTTATTACTCTATCTGTttcaatataataaatgtttcgGAGTTTTCACACATGctaaaataaacacaaaaattttgattataaaatatattattttcgtGATTAACTATTCTTcataatttttaacaaattaaagTTCAGTAACCCACAATTAATGTTTTCGAAGTTTACAATTTATCATTATTacatcaaaaatgtaaaatatgtatgttttagaaacaattttttcttctaaaacataTATCATTTTGAAACGGAGAGAATACTATATATTCATACCGGTTTGAATTTTGTAGACCGGTAGATTTCAACCGGGTTTAAgggttttattttatgttgttaccaaaaattaaaaagaatcttCTGGTCTTGGAAATTTTATGTTGTTGCCAAAAGTTACCTCATATAAAGTATAGCAAATAGTCATAGTTTTGACTCTAATTCTTTTTAACTAGAtatcgatccgcgcaaccgcgcgagtttttgttttcatatatttttatataaatattttgtttccaattctaaattggtatatattataatatatatatatatatatatatgtctattaatttttaaaacataataagtttactggatatttttttcattgaataaattttttcaaactttcacatgtgtttgtatcttcttctatatatatattttcggattattatttcattattaaaatcgtaactatatatataaagattagtaaaatattattttattgtcatattcgaagatattgtaacatttcacaaattttgaatgtttttaaaaaattaaacttttcgcttcatagatttaaattatcgagtaaataattaaacatttagtttttgtttaatttttaaaataagctatatagtttaaaatttgttttcattggtttaaggtactaaagattaatcattgttagataatataatttttgttatttaaaaaaaaatctttataattttaaaagttaacatcgacaaatatttaaatatttagcatatagaggtataggattacaacattaaattatatctatttaatttatactatctataaatctaatggattatctattgtttaaatccaattattgatagcccaataaaaattgttggtatgcccaaaatttaaatgataaaattagatattaaatgtaacatgactttctaggaatatgtccattaggtccattctctaaaaaatcacacatgaatcaaggttgtgacttctgttttaatatataagatataaatccaattattgatagcccaataaaaatttctggtaggcctaaaatttaaatgataaaattagatattaaatgtaacatgactttctaggaatatgtctattaggtctattttaaaaaaaatcacacatgaattaaggttgtgacttctgttttaatatataagatgaatGACAACATCATCGCTAAAAATTATCAGATTTTTGTGACAATTTCATCAATATCAGTTTCtgtatataacaaataaaattagaTCATCTTGCTAGTAAAAATCATAAAGATGTCTAATGAAAACTTTTAACCATTACAATATATGTccttttaaaattgatttaattatttttaatcattcaatttaaattatataactaaactattttaaatattgacATAATAATATTGAGAGACTCTTTTGTAGAGATGCATTGCTAATTgctaatgatgctctaagattCTCACTTGATATAAAACTTTCTCAAATAACATTTAAACTACTCAAATGTTAAGAAAACACATGACTTTCATTAGTTGTATCTTATATGTTGCTCACCAACACACATCATGTTCTTAAGGCTGATGATGAGATCATGGAAGCTGCTAGCCAAAAAAAAGACACAATCAAAGAGGAAGCAAAGTCTTCTCGTTCTTAGggttaaattaaatataaacagtgacaaaaaaaaaagaccagaAACCAATAGAAATCGCGTGAATATCCACATGACAAAgatcaaaaatgtatacaaaaacataattttgttCAAATTATATCTGACACTGATACCACCACTTGTGAATCATCATTTTGTTCATTCACTCACGCTTAAATAAGCCAAAAAGAAGGAAGTGGAATCACCTGTAAGAGTTCTTGTGGCGATTCAACACCAATGGTGGAAGCATTGCGATGTAATACGAATATGAATAGTGGATAATTGTTCTCTCTGTGGCCACTCATGTTGGTCTAGGAAAGAGAATATGAGATAAATTAGTCATAAAAGTTAACGCCagaaagtagaaaaaaaaattgcaaaagcCAGACAACTAGGACTCAAAACTCGAGCTCACCCTACAGATCCTGCTAAACCGATGACCTCTTTAACAAATTTGGATGAATTGTACGGTAATGTTCCACATTCCGCGGCAGAATGTGACATTTCATCagtattcatatttttataacagATCAAACCTATATCTTCTCGTTAGTACCGACTTTGCAAATTTCACTTTATAATATCATGGAAATGTctaatggaaaattttaaatatttttataaagattGAATGAACCGATAACTAGTTACCAAAAATTACTCAATCGcatataaagtataaacataTTCATAGTTTgacttcagttttttttaatcacAATATCATCACTAAAAATTGTAAGATTTTTGTGATATTCGTATTCTGTATAACAAATCAAACCCAGATTATCTTGATGTACTAACTTTGCAAATTAAACCTTAAAACATGAAGACGTCTaaagaaatttataattattttaataaaaaactagGTGTGCCGATAATTTAAGAGCACCATTAGTGGGTGATACCTTCTAGAGTACCTCAACAACATTCTActataatcaattaaaattttaattacattttatttgtaaaaacCATAGACCACTAAGATATTAACACATCGAACCAAAgtctctcaatttttttttaacgtttctTCCCACGGAGACCATGTTTATCGGGTGAAACCCAAAATgagtttctaatttttttttttttttgtcttatctgatttttttattttttaaagaaaaaataaaaaatgagccAATCGCAGACCGCCACGTGTCGGTGAAACCTGCGAAAAGTGCAATAATCCACGGATTATCAATCCTTATTTCATATCTTTTGTTACCAATTTTTGCCTCTCGGATGGGATCCACGCGTTAAAACCCCCCTTATAACCTGCGATAAACGTGCTTTTACCTCACATTTTATGTCTCTCTCATATTTTTTGACTTTTTCTTACTATTTTGTTGTATAGAAACTGGGTTAGAAACTCCCACCGCTAATGAGCAACATTATCTAGCTAATACTATGCAaaagtaatataattattttataaattaaaacataaaaaaatgaacCAATGAAAGAGATACAAATGGCACTAGAGTATACTAAAGGATTCTTAGACCATCATTAACGGTAGGGTCTTAACAATAGAATCCTTAACAAAAACTAATAGAATATTGGATGGGTTccactaatttttaaaaaccgGATCCCTAAAGTTTTGATATAAAGACCGACCTTCACTTGTTTCTTACACTGGTCGCGGGTCTCCACTaacacgtggcggtccgcgattggttcatttttaattttttttttatcagataaaaaaaaattcttatgaaACCGTGCAGACCCATCTCAGCTCTTAAAGCATGTTTATCCCTAATAACCCAAATGGGTTTCTTAggtttttttgtctaaaaaaataaaataaaaagtaaactaATCGCGGGCCACCACGAGTCAGTGGGG
The window above is part of the Brassica napus cultivar Da-Ae chromosome C3, Da-Ae, whole genome shotgun sequence genome. Proteins encoded here:
- the LOC106386871 gene encoding uncharacterized protein LOC106386871 isoform X1; this encodes MSDQGEKTCPLCAEEMDLTDQQLKPCKCGYQICVWCWHHIVDMAEKDQIEGRCPACRTPYDKEKIVGMTVDCDSLAFETNMERKKTQKSRSKPSEGRKHLTSVRVIQRNLVYIVGLPLNLADEDLLYHKEYFGQYGKVLKVSMSRTSSGAIQLFPNDTCSVYITYAKEEEAVRCIQAVHGFILDGKSLKACFGTTKYCHAWLRNAACVNPDCLYLHEVGSQEDSFTKDEAISSHTRSRVQQITGATNILHQRSGSMLPPPLDDFCSDSSSAKPIAKVPSSNAVSVARYSPPSGSGSSSRSTALPAAAAWGTHYANQQSLATSVTSNGSSDIQRTTPVNGTLAFSAVVANAAHGPVSSSNILKRPLGKEENQKAVDKSKLRVLKPLQHNVVVGSGSKRTTSPDRDSPSNRLSSSTDSSYDGRDIDKPSAAVNSSDDSEDGVEDDPTVGNLSLGVSQMEITTDSRDDRPDIVTGSECDQDSNRQSDHEVSKLPELEQCKMNSSVNTDEKAIPSETGVPCTRPEWDWRLDLQSQMQVSSKLDVEDMSSLDRQRHHHEEDVTNSLFLSNSSSSILDSNHLASRSSLPCEPSGVNGSDLRFPSDQGSSDRLHLPNGFGEQSMFSVEHSLFANEGRNKVNSAEDEVISNILSLDFDPWDESLTSSHNLAELLGRVDQRSSPLKPSNLLKQQNSQSRFSFAQESSNQAFDRDNHSIYGQFSREQPLPESVVSRDIYRDNLGSLNGFASNYSGGLEYVTASPLFSSYKTPVTRPQVSAPPGFSAPSRLPPPGFSSHERMGLSSDTAPGTRFLDSAAMLRNAYQVPPPVGNSIGASDIEFADPAILAVGRGMINADLDMSSGFSSQMNSFGNETGLQMLRQQSLSAAQQQVNGFHHDLRNSSPSPIDPYRFNSRLMDQQAQGSSLSLFSQHPRQQQPSANQALFNGHWDKWNEGQNLNSLGMAELLRNERLGFNGSLYNNGYEEPKFRIPSPGDVYNRTYGM
- the LOC106386871 gene encoding uncharacterized protein LOC106386871 isoform X2 produces the protein MSDQGEKTCPLCAEEMDLTDQQLKPCKCGYQICVWCWHHIVDMAEKDQIEGRCPACRTPYDKEKIVGMTVDCDSLAFETNMERKKTQKSRSKPSEGRKHLTSVRVIQRNLVYIVGLPLNLADEDLLYHKEYFGQYGKVLKVSMSRTSSGAIQLFPNDTCSVYITYAKEEEAVRCIQAVHGFILDGKSLKACFGTTKYCHAWLRNAACVNPDCLYLHEVGSQEDSFTKDEAISSHTRVQQITGATNILHQRSGSMLPPPLDDFCSDSSSAKPIAKVPSSNAVSVARYSPPSGSGSSSRSTALPAAAAWGTHYANQQSLATSVTSNGSSDIQRTTPVNGTLAFSAVVANAAHGPVSSSNILKRPLGKEENQKAVDKSKLRVLKPLQHNVVVGSGSKRTTSPDRDSPSNRLSSSTDSSYDGRDIDKPSAAVNSSDDSEDGVEDDPTVGNLSLGVSQMEITTDSRDDRPDIVTGSECDQDSNRQSDHEVSKLPELEQCKMNSSVNTDEKAIPSETGVPCTRPEWDWRLDLQSQMQVSSKLDVEDMSSLDRQRHHHEEDVTNSLFLSNSSSSILDSNHLASRSSLPCEPSGVNGSDLRFPSDQGSSDRLHLPNGFGEQSMFSVEHSLFANEGRNKVNSAEDEVISNILSLDFDPWDESLTSSHNLAELLGRVDQRSSPLKPSNLLKQQNSQSRFSFAQESSNQAFDRDNHSIYGQFSREQPLPESVVSRDIYRDNLGSLNGFASNYSGGLEYVTASPLFSSYKTPVTRPQVSAPPGFSAPSRLPPPGFSSHERMGLSSDTAPGTRFLDSAAMLRNAYQVPPPVGNSIGASDIEFADPAILAVGRGMINADLDMSSGFSSQMNSFGNETGLQMLRQQSLSAAQQQVNGFHHDLRNSSPSPIDPYRFNSRLMDQQAQGSSLSLFSQHPRQQQPSANQALFNGHWDKWNEGQNLNSLGMAELLRNERLGFNGSLYNNGYEEPKFRIPSPGDVYNRTYGM